TCGCCTGCCCGGTAGTGCCGGGATTTGCCGCACGGCTTTGGAAATCTCTGGGATATGCTTCTCCTGTTTCCACCGCGCGTTGGGAAAACATCCTCGAACCCCTGCCGGCAGGGACCGAGCTATCTGGGCTGGATGTCATTACCTTCGAAATACCAACGGATCTGGCGCAGAGGCATTATTCCGTCAGTTCCAAAAGTGCCTGAAGCCGCGGATCGAACAAGCTCAAGCGCTCAGCTACACCGCTTACTTTGCAGGAACAAGCGTCAGCCAATGTATGGTGTTCTGCTCGATCGCAGCCCGCGTGTAAAGCATCGGCGCATATTCTTTTTTTTGCCACAAATCAATATGGTCGCGGTAATGGGGGCTGTAGGGATCGCCGGATTGGCCCGGAATATTGAGGAAAACGGAACGGTCCCAATCGGAGAGATCGATGATTTGCCGGTGTGAAGGCCCAGTCTGGCAGAGATAGCCCGGGCCACGCATGGAATTTACCGTGTCATCGTCGCCTCCACAATCAAAGCTTCCGGTATTCAGAAGCTCTTTTTGCTCTTCGGTTTTCGCCAGCGGATGTTGAAAATGGACTTTATGCAGCGTACCCCAGCGCCATAACCGGATGTCAGCCCCAAAACGCGCGGTGGCTTCAGCAACCGCGCTTTCAAGGGCATTGCACAGCAACTCGCTGAGCGCCTGAGGCTGCATGGAATGCAGTAGGTCCAGCAGGACCGGCAATTCCAGGTATTTGCCGGCAACCGCCGCTGCTTTTTTGTCCATCTGTGTTTTCAAAAAATGGGAGCGAAGATGCGCAGCCCATATCTTGAACAGCAAAGCCGGGCCTGAATCCGCGGCCAGAACACAATTCCATTTTCCCAGCATCTGGCGGGCTTGCTCCACCGCCGGCTGGGGCACAGCGGGGGAGCGCATGAGCAGATCGATAAGATCGCGCGCCGGGATCAAGTGCTCATCGTGCTGCAGCCGCTTGAAGTCTTCCAGCGTGGCTTTTTCAAGCTCTCTCAGGACTTCACTTATCCGCTGGACACGATATGGCGGTTTCCAATCATAGGCCAGGTGATGAGGGAACTGCGGCGGAAGAATGTTGTTGTTCGCCGTTGCGACAAAGTGACTGGAAGGGTTGTGCTGCTGAGGAAGCTCATCGATTGGGAGAAAACCGTTCCATTCAAAGCGGTCGCTATGGCCTGAGACGGGAAGCAATCCGTCCCATCCGCGCCGCAGAGGCAACATTCCGGCCGCGACCCACCCGATGTTGTTGTGTACATCGGCGTAAACAATATTTTCGGCGGGCATGCGCCAATATCGAAGCGCCTGGCGGAAGCTCTCCCAGTCCTGCGCCTGGTCGAGCTCCAGGCAGCCAAGATACGCCGCTGTGCCCGGCTCGGAGCCGGTCCACCGAATTGCAATGGCACGGCTGGTGGCCGCATCCTCCCAGACAACGGGGCCATGGCGGGTGAACTTTAGCGTAACTTCCACCGGTTCAGCTTTGCCCTTAACTTTGATCCAGTCCCGCTCGATCTCCATCTTCCGCCAGCCCTCTCCATGGCGGTATTGGCTCCGGTCGTGAGGTGACAGCGTTTCTACATAAAGGTCTGCCTGGTCGAATGGAGCAACGGTAAATCCAAAGGCAATCTGCTCATTATGGCCCAGGGCCACGCCGGGAAGGTGGGGCTCGCCGGAGCCGATGAGGTTCCAGCCTGGCGCAACCAGATGGCATAGATACCGCAGAGACGGCACGAGCATGGACCGGTGCGGATCGCTTGCCAGCAGAGGCTTGCCGGTTGCGCTGCGCGTTCCGTCAACGGCCCAGCAGTTGCTTCCATCGGGCGCCGGAGATGGGTGGACCGGCAAAGAGACAAGCTCGGGCAGTGAACTGGAGGAGATTCCGGACAAATCAACCTCGGGATCCAGAAAAGGAATTCGGTGCGGTTCTGTGGGAAAAAATTTGAGCGTCGCTTCGAGCCCGATTTCCGAAATCATTTCCGCGCGCGCAATCTCATACGTGGTGTTGTAGGTGATCCGGGGTGAAAACTGCCGTAGCAAGCAATCTTCCGGCTTCCACGGCCGCGGGCGGAAATCGAGCATCTGAAATTCCGGCGGAAGATCATCTCCACATGCTTCGATATATGCGTTGATCCCGCTGGTGAACGATTCCAGAATGAGCCCGGCCTTTTTTCCGTAGCTGCTCCATTCGGTGTCCATGTTGCCGCGGTAGCGCATCAATCGCGCCATCCGGTCCCGCTCCAGGTATTCAATGCCCAGAATGGCGGATAGCTCTCCGCTTGCAGTCCGCCGCCACATCTCCATCTGGTACAGACGGTCCTGCGCGGCCGCAAAGCCCTGGCCAAAAAAAAGATCGGCCACGGAATTCGCGTAAATATGCGGGACACCCCATCTGTCGCGTAGGATTTCGATCTGGGCTTCTATTCCCATAACTGTCAATGTGCCGTCGAGTTGAGGTTTGCCGGAATGGGCCATATGGATTACCGGCCGCGACGCTCGAATGCCATGCGGACGATTCTCTTGATGAACGCCTCGTATCCTATCGAGGCAAAGTCGGTGGAGTGCGCGAACCTGGATAATTGGGAGTTCGGATTGGCTTCAATAAAAATTACTTTGTCGCCGTTAACTCGAAACTCGACTTTTGCATAGGCCTCGATTTCCAGGGCCTGATACGCTTTTTTGGCGAAGTCGATTACTTTAGCCGTTAACCAATCGGGCAGCCTTGTTGGTGTTCTATAGAAGATGCCCGAACGCGCCCGGTAACGCTGGTCGAATTTCGCCAGCTCGGTGGCAAACTTGATCTGCGATTTCCGGGGAAATACGAGTTCACAGATGGAATCGATGAATATCTTTTTTACACCGGAGACCGTCACGATGATCTCCCGGCCTGGAATATACTCCTCGCAGAGGATCGGCTGAGATGATCTCTGCATTAACTGCCGCAGACGCCGATCAAGGACGGCTGGACCTTTAACGTAGGATTTTGCGTTGATTCCTTCCGACCCATCGCCATGAAGCGGCTTGACGATTAATGGAAATTTCAGGCTGGTGAGAGGGTATTTCATCCCCCTGCTAATGACGACGCCTTCCGGCACAGGCACACCGGCGCCGGCCACA
This region of Terriglobia bacterium genomic DNA includes:
- a CDS encoding penicillin acylase family protein, which encodes MAHSGKPQLDGTLTVMGIEAQIEILRDRWGVPHIYANSVADLFFGQGFAAAQDRLYQMEMWRRTASGELSAILGIEYLERDRMARLMRYRGNMDTEWSSYGKKAGLILESFTSGINAYIEACGDDLPPEFQMLDFRPRPWKPEDCLLRQFSPRITYNTTYEIARAEMISEIGLEATLKFFPTEPHRIPFLDPEVDLSGISSSSLPELVSLPVHPSPAPDGSNCWAVDGTRSATGKPLLASDPHRSMLVPSLRYLCHLVAPGWNLIGSGEPHLPGVALGHNEQIAFGFTVAPFDQADLYVETLSPHDRSQYRHGEGWRKMEIERDWIKVKGKAEPVEVTLKFTRHGPVVWEDAATSRAIAIRWTGSEPGTAAYLGCLELDQAQDWESFRQALRYWRMPAENIVYADVHNNIGWVAAGMLPLRRGWDGLLPVSGHSDRFEWNGFLPIDELPQQHNPSSHFVATANNNILPPQFPHHLAYDWKPPYRVQRISEVLRELEKATLEDFKRLQHDEHLIPARDLIDLLMRSPAVPQPAVEQARQMLGKWNCVLAADSGPALLFKIWAAHLRSHFLKTQMDKKAAAVAGKYLELPVLLDLLHSMQPQALSELLCNALESAVAEATARFGADIRLWRWGTLHKVHFQHPLAKTEEQKELLNTGSFDCGGDDDTVNSMRGPGYLCQTGPSHRQIIDLSDWDRSVFLNIPGQSGDPYSPHYRDHIDLWQKKEYAPMLYTRAAIEQNTIHWLTLVPAK
- a CDS encoding ATP-grasp domain-containing protein is translated as MRAVLLVDESLFVPEDPNFTKQPKKPWEAEFSVSHALRHLGHNVVGIPATLDVAKTIELIKAARPDFVFNLVEEIEGRRKYDSLLVRIMELMGIPYTGASADALMLSRNKHLAKLVVAGAGVPVPEGVVISRGMKYPLTSLKFPLIVKPLHGDGSEGINAKSYVKGPAVLDRRLRQLMQRSSQPILCEEYIPGREIIVTVSGVKKIFIDSICELVFPRKSQIKFATELAKFDQRYRARSGIFYRTPTRLPDWLTAKVIDFAKKAYQALEIEAYAKVEFRVNGDKVIFIEANPNSQLSRFAHSTDFASIGYEAFIKRIVRMAFERRGR